Genomic DNA from Gimesia aquarii:
GGTGTCTTCACATTGCCAACGATAGCAGCAGGAGAAAAGCTGTATCCTTTGGGCTCACCTGGTACGGCTCCCATATGACAGTCCTGACAGTTTTCTTTGAACTTCTTAGCGGAAGGAGAATGTTTAAATTCACTGAAGGCGTCTTCTAATCGAAACCCGTTGGGCGCAAAAACATCATGACAACTGCCACAGAAACCAGGCGTAATCAACTGGAAAAACCGATACGCTTTCGCGTGAACTTCACGACCTTTGATATGTGGATTTTCCGTTGTTTTCAAAACACCATACTTATCCGGGTTTGCCAGGACTTCCGCGAGTCCTTCATCACCATTGGGACCATACACGACCTGATTGATGTCTCCACTGACCAGCGCCTGTCGCCCTGCGCCTTTCCCCCAGGCCTGATTAATTCGATGACAGTTGACACAGGTCACTCCTTCACGCGATGAAGGGGGGCGATCAAGGTTACTCATATTAATGGGTTCAGATAACGCCATTCCAATTGGTGTATGGCAACGGATACAAAAATCCCCCAAGGTGCCGTTATTCAGTTTGATGAGTTTATTTGACATCGCATTGAAGACGGGACTTAACTGCGCATACGCGTGAGGTGAGACCGACCATTCTCGATAATGTTGTGGATGACATTTGCCACACTTGGCGGCAGAAGGGAAGGGGTCATCGACAAAGCAGTCAGCATGTGCTTTATCAACGACATAATCAAGCACATCCTGGGGTTTTTTGCTCGTCTCTGTGTTTGTTGAATTCTCAGATCCAAAGAGGCTCACAAAACCTTTGTCTTCTGCCTGAGCATCCTGAAAAGCGAGATTAGGCAGCACGAGTGCGCCAAAGCCCAATACGATCGCTAAATAGCGATAACACCTGGCTTGCTTCTTGCTGGGGAAGGGTTCCATCCCTCTCCTCCTGAAAAACACGGGACGTATTGTCCGCGCATAATGGGACTGAAATTGTGATGTCAGAAGAATCGTTGCAGCAGGCTTAATAGGTATAATCGGAATAAATTAACATTCTGTTAACTAATTAACAGAGTTGATTGGCAAGTATCCAGGAAAAGATGAGCGACAAATTCACCGACTTAATCAGCATTCAACGCAGCCACCCTAATATCTCAACATTGGATCTACCAAGCAGTTGATACCTAAATGAATGCCATTTCATTCGCGCGCAAAGTATTTACTCCATTTCAAGCGCAACTTACTTAGGTAAGTTGGTGGGATAAACCTCGTAAAATAATTATTGATTATTAATTTTTAGACATGAATCTTGTGTCATATTTGTGAAATTTAAATCCTAGTTGAATCTAATGCAGAAAAACCAAAAAAAGACAGAAAATGTCACTAAATGTTACCTGAATCTTTACTCTTTCGCTGGGGGCAGGTAATAGATTTTAATTGCATGACCAATGCTGGTTACCGGTTTGAGGTCTAGAAAGGCGGAACAGTCTATGTCAACAAGATGATGTCTATATCCATGCAAGTGATTCACACTAATGGCATATAGACCACTTGGTAGTTTATCAATGGGTTTAGAAACATACATTTTTTTTATTTGATCATATTCAAGTGGAAGTGGTCTCGCTGATATTCCCATGTCTGACGGGCGCATACAATACATTTCAGCAAATAATGATACATAAACGTCCTCGTGATTGTTCTTATCAATCCAGTTCTTAAGTTCCAGACTAGCCTGCCCCCAGTCAACATTGGCGTCCAGGAGATGCCAATGTCCGTTCTGTGGGCCACCTGAGACTTCATTGAAGTAGGCTAGATAATGTGGATAAATTCGAATACAAGCATAAAGATTTCCAAGGCAGCACAAAATAACACACGCAATCCACCATCTACGTCGAGCTAAATTACTATGAAGTACACAACCAATCCATACATACACAAAGGGAAATGCAGGTAGGAGATATCGGAGATATCTTGAAAATGCGGTTTGACTCATCACAAGTATGGCGATTAAGATTGCAGGAACAAAGACACACCAAGTAGCAGGGATTTTATTTCTATCAACTATCCTATATTGGGTAAAAACAATCGCCATGAAGAAAAGCAGTATTGTTCCGAGTGGTACTTTGACTGCTAGAGCATAATAGTACCACCACCACCAACCTCCCAATTGTTGATGATTATTTACGTAAGACCACCTCGGTTTTTCAAAGTCAGCTTTTTGCAGATCGATGCCATGAATATAATCGGCAGGTAGTGGTATTGGTATAATACCTAGTAATTGATTTTTAAATCTATTACCTGGAGGCAAAACTGATTCATTTGATCCTCTTAATGATTTTGAAACGAAGTCAAAATTTCCTAATTGTTGAAATGAACCGTCAAAGGCATACATTAGATTTAAAACAATAATCGCTACAATAAAAATTGACGCGAGTTGCCAAGCTTCTTTACTACGTTTTCTATTGGCGTTGAAAGAATTTGCTAAAGTCGACACCCAAATAATTAACCACGCTACTGGTAAAATGATACATGTTCCTTTGGCTGAGAGTGCAAACCCAAGGGTCACACCTGCAATCAAAGAAGTATTGAGTACCGGTTTGATGAGCCATTGCCAAAAGGTTAAAGCAGCTAGGATAGACAGTGCAGCAGCTGGAATATCAGGAGTAATAATGGCTGCGTTCCCAATGATATTAGGAGAAAAACACCAAAGGCTCATTGAGAGTAAACCGGCATAGCTATCAAATATTTGGCGCCCAAGAAAAAATATTGCTGTAGCCCCGAGGAGGGTAAATGGC
This window encodes:
- a CDS encoding ArnT family glycosyltransferase: MLIAHSFFVVGAAWSYSPTVDEVSHLVAGLSHWRFSRFDLYRVNPPLVHLVAAFPLLFLDDVKEDWSPYSTTKTERREFACGRKFLDANKTRAIQLYRIGRLACLPFTLLGATAIFFLGRQIFDSYAGLLSMSLWCFSPNIIGNAAIITPDIPAAALSILAALTFWQWLIKPVLNTSLIAGVTLGFALSAKGTCIILPVAWLIIWVSTLANSFNANRKRSKEAWQLASIFIVAIIVLNLMYAFDGSFQQLGNFDFVSKSLRGSNESVLPPGNRFKNQLLGIIPIPLPADYIHGIDLQKADFEKPRWSYVNNHQQLGGWWWWYYYALAVKVPLGTILLFFMAIVFTQYRIVDRNKIPATWCVFVPAILIAILVMSQTAFSRYLRYLLPAFPFVYVWIGCVLHSNLARRRWWIACVILCCLGNLYACIRIYPHYLAYFNEVSGGPQNGHWHLLDANVDWGQASLELKNWIDKNNHEDVYVSLFAEMYCMRPSDMGISARPLPLEYDQIKKMYVSKPIDKLPSGLYAISVNHLHGYRHHLVDIDCSAFLDLKPVTSIGHAIKIYYLPPAKE